One part of the Drosophila teissieri strain GT53w chromosome 3R, Prin_Dtei_1.1, whole genome shotgun sequence genome encodes these proteins:
- the LOC122622074 gene encoding uncharacterized protein LOC122622074 isoform X1, whose protein sequence is MLNLDRAHALPKSPIHLIRKRDASEFLMANATAQVSVVREEMTTINQRELSTNGGGLDSPAEESLLITGNSFCLTPGNQVGIGVQKKATTGADLNSTHKAMDVSKRKKLRSRNVPPSPLAQKTDAMSASLNQPNFGEVNRTDLNYSRDHLDAWLENCLRDATNAQLSSSSEFLDFIPPTAPAHKQMFLTQQQQLPQLKQQLQQQRQYELSRPTQPYRVGPGTPFSMGIQRNSNSLSHRYPMLFPPQSLNSYGMSYGGDGGQEFASLPPLNDIMGGPEGLESEHEPNSTDVLNGSGSHSNIGKGFRFSDPCLLNPSDNDVKLSGQNSPDCRNVNNNDSGCDLAHQNKFFAALMEQINILHDTNSKICRNLHDTKVDIEALKHAPNSQPWAGVGIGGMRHRRDSLSGLSTQSQPIILGSGLGGTRSPALTVHSGAYTPGVMTDVVREVREAARVREDALLSRVKLMVEERQCSLNEGNIRIMRDIDNLRSQVMQLQLEKKETNKRLSHLELENKCMRQALANCYNQRQIYKDIIYENDRSHGYRKPFPNVSGGGDVGSGVLGIRRAQSLNLHYGTMHQTPFQTTHSLEEDDEIEEERLVEQAELDAEESSLTDKLPCSNIGLQTPSTLTLHSQILKAEHQTDRSPSISDQINPGIPPPLLLRKKKRELSEAAFVPKETNQRIIALEKMIEHLCAQVTGKSNWSPNVSGTASNLAQASKFSVADGPTTDL, encoded by the exons ATGCTAAACCTTGACCGCGCCCACGCGCTGCCTAAAAGTCCAATACATTTAATCCGCAAACGTGACGCAAGTGAATTTTTGATGGCCAATGCCACTGCGCAAGT AAGCGTTGTGCGCGAGGAAATGACTACCATTAACCAGAGGGAGTTGAGCACAAACGGCGGAGGCTTGGATTCCCCCGCAGAAGAGTCGTTGCTGATTACGGGCAACAGTTTTTGCTTAACGCCAGGAAACCAAGTCGGGATTGGTGTCCAGAAGAAAGCAACTACTGGAGCGGATCTGAACAGTACACACAAAG CCATGGATGTCTCCAAGCGCAAGAAACTAAGGTCGCGTAACGTACCACCTTCTCCGTTGGCCCAAAAAACGGATGCAATGTCGGCTTCTCTTAACCAGCCGAACTTCGGTGAGGTCAATAGAACCGATCTCAATTATTCCAGGGATCACCTTGATGCCTGGTTGGAGAATTGTTTACGCGATGCTACCAACGCCCAATTGTCTTCTTCATCAGAATTTTTAGACTTCATACCGCCCACAGCACCAGCTCACAAGCAAATGTTTTTGactcaacagcagcagctgccgcagctTAAACAGCAACTACAGCAGCAGAGACAATATGAATTGTCGAGGCCTACTCAGCCGTATAGAGTGGGTCCAGGCACGCCCTTTAGCATGGGGATACAGCGC AATTCGAACTCTCTTAGTCATCGATATCCGATGCTGTTTCCACCCCAGAGCCTTAACAGCTATGGTATGTCCTACGGTGGCGATGGTGGCCAGGAGTTTGCAAGCTTACCTCCCCTAAACGACATCATGGGAGGACCGGAAGGGCTTGAATCCGAGCACGAACCGAATTCCACGGATGTGCTGAATGGCAGCGGAAGCCATTCCAACATTGGCAAAGG ATTTCGGTTCAGCGATCCGTGCCTACTGAACCCCTCCGATAACGACGTTAAGCTGAGTGGTCAGAATTCACCAGATTGTCGAAATGTCAACAACAATGACAGTGGCTGTGATTTGGCACATCAAAACAAGTTTTTCGCGGCTCTAATGGAGCAAATAAACATATTGCATGACACAAACTCCAAGATCTGCCGGAATTTGCACGATACAAAAG TTGATATCGAAGCTTTAAAGCACGCCCCTAATAGCCAGCCCTGGGCAGGTGTCGGTATTGGGGGCATGCGGCACCGTAGAGATAGCTTAAGCGGACTAAGCACACAAAGTCAACCTATTATTCTAGGCAGTGGATTGGGAGGGACACGGAGCCCAGCGTTAACAGTTCATTCAG GCGCTTACACTCCAGGAGTGATGACTGATGTCGTGCGGGAAGTGAGGGAGGCAGCGCGCGTACGCGAAGATGCACTGTTAAGTCG AGTCAAATTAATGGTTGAAGAACGTCAGTGTTCCTTAAACGAGGGAAATATACGAATTATGAGAGATATTGATAATCTAAGG TCGCAAGTGATGCAGTTGCAACTAGAGAAAAAGGAGACTAATAAACGCCTGTCACATCTGGAATTGGAAAACAAGTGCATGCGCCAAGCTCTGGCCAATTGCTATAACCAGCGGCAAATCTATAAAGACATTATATACGAAAATGACCGTTCCCACGGATACCGAAAGCCATTCCCGAATGTAAGTGGCGGGGGAGATGTGGGTTCCGGAGTGCTTGGTATTCGAAGGGCGCAGTCCTTGAACCTGCACTATGGAACGATGCATCAAACGCCTTTTCAAACGACGCACTCTTTGGAAGAGGACGACGAAATAGAAGAGGAGCGGTTGGTAGAGCAAGCCGAATTGGACGCAGAAGAATCATCCCTGACTGACAAGTTACCGTGTTCGAACATCGGGCTTCAGACTCCCTCCACTTTAACTCTACACTCGCAGATACTTAAAGCAGAACATCAAACAGATAGAAGCCCTTCCATTTCTGACCAGATCAATCCGGGAATTCCACCGCCATTGCTGCTGCGAAAGAAAAAGCGGGAGCTGAGCGAAGCGGCCTTCGTACCTAAGGAGACAAATCAACGTATAATTGC CCTGGAGAAAATGATTGAACACCTATGTGCCCAGGTGACTGGTAAGTCAAATTGGAGTCCGAACGTATCTGGCACAGCATCTAACCTAGCACAAGCATCGAAATTCAGCGTGGCGGACGGTCCGACAACGGACTTATAG
- the LOC122622074 gene encoding uncharacterized protein LOC122622074 isoform X3 yields MLNLDRAHALPKSPIHLIRKRDASEFLMANATAQVSVVREEMTTINQRELSTNGGGLDSPAEESLLITGNSFCLTPGNQVGIGVQKKATTGADLNSTHKAMDVSKRKKLRSRNVPPSPLAQKTDAMSASLNQPNFGEVNRTDLNYSRDHLDAWLENCLRDATNAQLSSSSEFLDFIPPTAPAHKQMFLTQQQQLPQLKQQLQQQRQYELSRPTQPYRVGPGTPFSMGIQRNSNSLSHRYPMLFPPQSLNSYGMSYGGDGGQEFASLPPLNDIMGGPEGLESEHEPNSTDVLNGSGSHSNIGKGFRFSDPCLLNPSDNDVKLSGQNSPDCRNVNNNDSGCDLAHQNKFFAALMEQINILHDTNSKICRNLHDTKGSGLGGTRSPALTVHSGAYTPGVMTDVVREVREAARVREDALLSRVKLMVEERQCSLNEGNIRIMRDIDNLRSQVMQLQLEKKETNKRLSHLELENKCMRQALANCYNQRQIYKDIIYENDRSHGYRKPFPNVSGGGDVGSGVLGIRRAQSLNLHYGTMHQTPFQTTHSLEEDDEIEEERLVEQAELDAEESSLTDKLPCSNIGLQTPSTLTLHSQILKAEHQTDRSPSISDQINPGIPPPLLLRKKKRELSEAAFVPKETNQRIIALEKMIEHLCAQVTGKSNWSPNVSGTASNLAQASKFSVADGPTTDL; encoded by the exons ATGCTAAACCTTGACCGCGCCCACGCGCTGCCTAAAAGTCCAATACATTTAATCCGCAAACGTGACGCAAGTGAATTTTTGATGGCCAATGCCACTGCGCAAGT AAGCGTTGTGCGCGAGGAAATGACTACCATTAACCAGAGGGAGTTGAGCACAAACGGCGGAGGCTTGGATTCCCCCGCAGAAGAGTCGTTGCTGATTACGGGCAACAGTTTTTGCTTAACGCCAGGAAACCAAGTCGGGATTGGTGTCCAGAAGAAAGCAACTACTGGAGCGGATCTGAACAGTACACACAAAG CCATGGATGTCTCCAAGCGCAAGAAACTAAGGTCGCGTAACGTACCACCTTCTCCGTTGGCCCAAAAAACGGATGCAATGTCGGCTTCTCTTAACCAGCCGAACTTCGGTGAGGTCAATAGAACCGATCTCAATTATTCCAGGGATCACCTTGATGCCTGGTTGGAGAATTGTTTACGCGATGCTACCAACGCCCAATTGTCTTCTTCATCAGAATTTTTAGACTTCATACCGCCCACAGCACCAGCTCACAAGCAAATGTTTTTGactcaacagcagcagctgccgcagctTAAACAGCAACTACAGCAGCAGAGACAATATGAATTGTCGAGGCCTACTCAGCCGTATAGAGTGGGTCCAGGCACGCCCTTTAGCATGGGGATACAGCGC AATTCGAACTCTCTTAGTCATCGATATCCGATGCTGTTTCCACCCCAGAGCCTTAACAGCTATGGTATGTCCTACGGTGGCGATGGTGGCCAGGAGTTTGCAAGCTTACCTCCCCTAAACGACATCATGGGAGGACCGGAAGGGCTTGAATCCGAGCACGAACCGAATTCCACGGATGTGCTGAATGGCAGCGGAAGCCATTCCAACATTGGCAAAGG ATTTCGGTTCAGCGATCCGTGCCTACTGAACCCCTCCGATAACGACGTTAAGCTGAGTGGTCAGAATTCACCAGATTGTCGAAATGTCAACAACAATGACAGTGGCTGTGATTTGGCACATCAAAACAAGTTTTTCGCGGCTCTAATGGAGCAAATAAACATATTGCATGACACAAACTCCAAGATCTGCCGGAATTTGCACGATACAAAAG GCAGTGGATTGGGAGGGACACGGAGCCCAGCGTTAACAGTTCATTCAG GCGCTTACACTCCAGGAGTGATGACTGATGTCGTGCGGGAAGTGAGGGAGGCAGCGCGCGTACGCGAAGATGCACTGTTAAGTCG AGTCAAATTAATGGTTGAAGAACGTCAGTGTTCCTTAAACGAGGGAAATATACGAATTATGAGAGATATTGATAATCTAAGG TCGCAAGTGATGCAGTTGCAACTAGAGAAAAAGGAGACTAATAAACGCCTGTCACATCTGGAATTGGAAAACAAGTGCATGCGCCAAGCTCTGGCCAATTGCTATAACCAGCGGCAAATCTATAAAGACATTATATACGAAAATGACCGTTCCCACGGATACCGAAAGCCATTCCCGAATGTAAGTGGCGGGGGAGATGTGGGTTCCGGAGTGCTTGGTATTCGAAGGGCGCAGTCCTTGAACCTGCACTATGGAACGATGCATCAAACGCCTTTTCAAACGACGCACTCTTTGGAAGAGGACGACGAAATAGAAGAGGAGCGGTTGGTAGAGCAAGCCGAATTGGACGCAGAAGAATCATCCCTGACTGACAAGTTACCGTGTTCGAACATCGGGCTTCAGACTCCCTCCACTTTAACTCTACACTCGCAGATACTTAAAGCAGAACATCAAACAGATAGAAGCCCTTCCATTTCTGACCAGATCAATCCGGGAATTCCACCGCCATTGCTGCTGCGAAAGAAAAAGCGGGAGCTGAGCGAAGCGGCCTTCGTACCTAAGGAGACAAATCAACGTATAATTGC CCTGGAGAAAATGATTGAACACCTATGTGCCCAGGTGACTGGTAAGTCAAATTGGAGTCCGAACGTATCTGGCACAGCATCTAACCTAGCACAAGCATCGAAATTCAGCGTGGCGGACGGTCCGACAACGGACTTATAG
- the LOC122622074 gene encoding uncharacterized protein LOC122622074 isoform X2 — MTTINQRELSTNGGGLDSPAEESLLITGNSFCLTPGNQVGIGVQKKATTGADLNSTHKAMDVSKRKKLRSRNVPPSPLAQKTDAMSASLNQPNFGEVNRTDLNYSRDHLDAWLENCLRDATNAQLSSSSEFLDFIPPTAPAHKQMFLTQQQQLPQLKQQLQQQRQYELSRPTQPYRVGPGTPFSMGIQRNSNSLSHRYPMLFPPQSLNSYGMSYGGDGGQEFASLPPLNDIMGGPEGLESEHEPNSTDVLNGSGSHSNIGKGFRFSDPCLLNPSDNDVKLSGQNSPDCRNVNNNDSGCDLAHQNKFFAALMEQINILHDTNSKICRNLHDTKVDIEALKHAPNSQPWAGVGIGGMRHRRDSLSGLSTQSQPIILGSGLGGTRSPALTVHSGAYTPGVMTDVVREVREAARVREDALLSRVKLMVEERQCSLNEGNIRIMRDIDNLRSQVMQLQLEKKETNKRLSHLELENKCMRQALANCYNQRQIYKDIIYENDRSHGYRKPFPNVSGGGDVGSGVLGIRRAQSLNLHYGTMHQTPFQTTHSLEEDDEIEEERLVEQAELDAEESSLTDKLPCSNIGLQTPSTLTLHSQILKAEHQTDRSPSISDQINPGIPPPLLLRKKKRELSEAAFVPKETNQRIIALEKMIEHLCAQVTGKSNWSPNVSGTASNLAQASKFSVADGPTTDL, encoded by the exons ATGACTACCATTAACCAGAGGGAGTTGAGCACAAACGGCGGAGGCTTGGATTCCCCCGCAGAAGAGTCGTTGCTGATTACGGGCAACAGTTTTTGCTTAACGCCAGGAAACCAAGTCGGGATTGGTGTCCAGAAGAAAGCAACTACTGGAGCGGATCTGAACAGTACACACAAAG CCATGGATGTCTCCAAGCGCAAGAAACTAAGGTCGCGTAACGTACCACCTTCTCCGTTGGCCCAAAAAACGGATGCAATGTCGGCTTCTCTTAACCAGCCGAACTTCGGTGAGGTCAATAGAACCGATCTCAATTATTCCAGGGATCACCTTGATGCCTGGTTGGAGAATTGTTTACGCGATGCTACCAACGCCCAATTGTCTTCTTCATCAGAATTTTTAGACTTCATACCGCCCACAGCACCAGCTCACAAGCAAATGTTTTTGactcaacagcagcagctgccgcagctTAAACAGCAACTACAGCAGCAGAGACAATATGAATTGTCGAGGCCTACTCAGCCGTATAGAGTGGGTCCAGGCACGCCCTTTAGCATGGGGATACAGCGC AATTCGAACTCTCTTAGTCATCGATATCCGATGCTGTTTCCACCCCAGAGCCTTAACAGCTATGGTATGTCCTACGGTGGCGATGGTGGCCAGGAGTTTGCAAGCTTACCTCCCCTAAACGACATCATGGGAGGACCGGAAGGGCTTGAATCCGAGCACGAACCGAATTCCACGGATGTGCTGAATGGCAGCGGAAGCCATTCCAACATTGGCAAAGG ATTTCGGTTCAGCGATCCGTGCCTACTGAACCCCTCCGATAACGACGTTAAGCTGAGTGGTCAGAATTCACCAGATTGTCGAAATGTCAACAACAATGACAGTGGCTGTGATTTGGCACATCAAAACAAGTTTTTCGCGGCTCTAATGGAGCAAATAAACATATTGCATGACACAAACTCCAAGATCTGCCGGAATTTGCACGATACAAAAG TTGATATCGAAGCTTTAAAGCACGCCCCTAATAGCCAGCCCTGGGCAGGTGTCGGTATTGGGGGCATGCGGCACCGTAGAGATAGCTTAAGCGGACTAAGCACACAAAGTCAACCTATTATTCTAGGCAGTGGATTGGGAGGGACACGGAGCCCAGCGTTAACAGTTCATTCAG GCGCTTACACTCCAGGAGTGATGACTGATGTCGTGCGGGAAGTGAGGGAGGCAGCGCGCGTACGCGAAGATGCACTGTTAAGTCG AGTCAAATTAATGGTTGAAGAACGTCAGTGTTCCTTAAACGAGGGAAATATACGAATTATGAGAGATATTGATAATCTAAGG TCGCAAGTGATGCAGTTGCAACTAGAGAAAAAGGAGACTAATAAACGCCTGTCACATCTGGAATTGGAAAACAAGTGCATGCGCCAAGCTCTGGCCAATTGCTATAACCAGCGGCAAATCTATAAAGACATTATATACGAAAATGACCGTTCCCACGGATACCGAAAGCCATTCCCGAATGTAAGTGGCGGGGGAGATGTGGGTTCCGGAGTGCTTGGTATTCGAAGGGCGCAGTCCTTGAACCTGCACTATGGAACGATGCATCAAACGCCTTTTCAAACGACGCACTCTTTGGAAGAGGACGACGAAATAGAAGAGGAGCGGTTGGTAGAGCAAGCCGAATTGGACGCAGAAGAATCATCCCTGACTGACAAGTTACCGTGTTCGAACATCGGGCTTCAGACTCCCTCCACTTTAACTCTACACTCGCAGATACTTAAAGCAGAACATCAAACAGATAGAAGCCCTTCCATTTCTGACCAGATCAATCCGGGAATTCCACCGCCATTGCTGCTGCGAAAGAAAAAGCGGGAGCTGAGCGAAGCGGCCTTCGTACCTAAGGAGACAAATCAACGTATAATTGC CCTGGAGAAAATGATTGAACACCTATGTGCCCAGGTGACTGGTAAGTCAAATTGGAGTCCGAACGTATCTGGCACAGCATCTAACCTAGCACAAGCATCGAAATTCAGCGTGGCGGACGGTCCGACAACGGACTTATAG